From the genome of Ralstonia pickettii, one region includes:
- the rpsH gene encoding 30S ribosomal protein S8: protein MSMSDPIADMLTRIRNAQAVEKASVVMPSSKLKVAIAKVLKDEGYIDEFAVTEQGGKSTLTIGLKYYAGRPVIERLERVSKPGLRVYKGRNEIPQVMNGLGVAIISTPQGLMTDRRARATGVGGEVICYVA, encoded by the coding sequence ATGAGCATGAGCGATCCGATCGCCGATATGCTGACGCGTATCCGCAACGCGCAAGCGGTGGAAAAAGCGTCGGTGGTCATGCCGTCGTCGAAGCTGAAGGTGGCAATCGCCAAAGTCCTGAAGGACGAAGGCTACATCGACGAATTCGCCGTGACCGAGCAGGGTGGTAAGTCCACGCTGACGATTGGTCTGAAGTACTACGCTGGCCGCCCGGTCATCGAGCGCCTGGAGCGCGTCTCGAAGCCTGGTCTGCGTGTGTACAAGGGCCGTAATGAAATTCCGCAAGTGATGAACGGCCTGGGTGTCGCCATCATCTCGACCCCGCAGGGTCTGATGACGGACCGCCGCGCCCGCGCAACCGGTGTCGGTGGCGAAGTCATTTGCTACGTCGCCTAA
- the rpsQ gene encoding 30S ribosomal protein S17: protein MTEAATSLKRTLVGRVVSNKMDKTVTVLIENRVKHPLYGKYVVRSKKYHAHDEANQYNEGDKVEITESRPLSRTKSWVVSRLLEAARVI from the coding sequence ATGACTGAAGCCGCAACGTCCCTGAAGCGCACGCTCGTCGGTCGCGTTGTCAGCAACAAGATGGACAAGACCGTCACGGTCCTGATCGAAAACCGCGTCAAGCATCCGCTGTACGGCAAGTACGTGGTGCGCTCGAAGAAGTATCACGCGCACGACGAAGCCAATCAGTACAACGAAGGCGACAAGGTTGAAATCACGGAATCGCGTCCGCTCTCCCGCACCAAGTCGTGGGTAGTGTCGCGTCTGCTTGAGGCTGCACGCGTGATCTAA
- the rplE gene encoding 50S ribosomal protein L5, whose product MTARLQEFYKEKVVPELIKQFGYKSVMEVPRITKITLNMGLGEAINDKKVIEHATGDLIKIAGQKPIVTKARKAIAGFKIRQGYPIGTMVTLRGQRMYEFLDRFITVSLPRVRDFRGVSGKAFDGRGNYNIGVKEQIIFPEIEYDKIDALRGLNISITTTAKNDEEAKALLNAFKFPFRN is encoded by the coding sequence ATGACTGCACGTCTGCAAGAGTTTTACAAAGAGAAGGTTGTGCCCGAACTGATCAAGCAGTTCGGCTACAAGTCCGTGATGGAAGTGCCGCGTATCACCAAGATCACCCTGAACATGGGTCTTGGTGAAGCCATCAATGACAAGAAGGTCATCGAGCACGCCACGGGCGACCTGATCAAGATCGCTGGCCAGAAGCCCATCGTGACGAAAGCCCGCAAGGCTATCGCCGGCTTCAAGATTCGCCAGGGTTACCCGATCGGTACGATGGTCACGCTGCGTGGCCAACGTATGTACGAATTCCTGGATCGCTTCATCACCGTGTCGCTGCCCCGCGTGCGCGACTTCCGTGGTGTGTCGGGTAAGGCGTTCGATGGTCGCGGCAACTACAACATCGGTGTGAAAGAGCAGATCATTTTCCCCGAGATCGAGTACGACAAGATCGACGCACTCCGTGGTCTGAACATCAGCATCACGACGACTGCGAAGAACGACGAGGAAGCGAAGGCGCTCCTCAATGCGTTCAAGTTCCCGTTCCGTAATTAA
- the rplN gene encoding 50S ribosomal protein L14, which translates to MIQTESRLEVADNTGAREVMCIKVLGGSKRRYASVGDIIKVSVKDAAPRGRVKKGDIYNAVVVRTAKGVRRPDGSLIKFDGNAAVLLNTKLEPIGTRIFGPVTRELRTERFMKIVSLAPEVL; encoded by the coding sequence ATGATTCAGACAGAAAGCCGGCTCGAAGTGGCCGATAACACGGGTGCGCGTGAAGTCATGTGCATCAAGGTGCTGGGCGGTTCGAAGCGCCGCTACGCCAGCGTCGGCGACATCATCAAGGTCAGCGTCAAGGATGCTGCCCCGCGTGGTCGCGTGAAGAAGGGCGATATCTACAATGCCGTGGTGGTACGTACCGCCAAGGGCGTGCGCCGTCCTGACGGCTCGCTCATCAAGTTCGACGGCAATGCCGCCGTGCTGCTGAACACCAAGCTTGAGCCGATCGGCACCCGTATCTTCGGGCCGGTCACTCGCGAACTCCGTACCGAGCGCTTCATGAAGATCGTGTCGCTCGCGCCGGAAGTGCTGTAA
- the rpsN gene encoding 30S ribosomal protein S14, producing MAKLSLIEREKKRAKLVAKYAEKRAALEAIVADQSKSEEERYEARLKLQALPRNANPTRQRNRCSITGRPRGTFRKFGLARNKLREIAFKGEIPGLTKASW from the coding sequence GTGGCTAAATTGTCTCTGATCGAACGCGAGAAGAAGCGTGCCAAGCTCGTGGCCAAGTACGCTGAGAAGCGCGCCGCTCTCGAAGCCATCGTGGCCGACCAAAGCAAGTCGGAAGAAGAGCGCTACGAAGCGCGTCTGAAGTTGCAAGCGCTGCCGCGCAACGCAAATCCGACGCGTCAGCGCAACCGCTGCTCGATCACCGGTCGTCCCCGCGGTACGTTCCGTAAGTTCGGCCTGGCGCGTAACAAGCTCCGCGAGATCGCCTTCAAGGGCGAGATCCCGGGTCTGACGAAAGCCAGCTGGTAA
- the rpmC gene encoding 50S ribosomal protein L29 → MKASDLRDKDVAGLNQELSELLKAQFGLRMQKATQQLQNTSQLKKVRRDIARVRTVLGQKGNQK, encoded by the coding sequence ATGAAAGCATCCGATCTGCGCGACAAAGATGTCGCCGGGCTGAACCAGGAGCTCTCCGAGCTGCTGAAGGCCCAATTTGGCCTGCGCATGCAAAAAGCGACGCAACAGCTGCAGAACACCAGCCAGCTGAAGAAGGTGCGTCGTGACATCGCGCGTGTCCGCACCGTGCTGGGCCAGAAGGGGAACCAGAAATGA
- the rplX gene encoding 50S ribosomal protein L24: protein MNKIRKGDRVIVRTGKDKGKQGTVLAVLAEHVTVEGVNVAKKHVRPNPMLGTTGGVVDKVMPIHISNVALVDANGKPSRVGIKVEGGVKTRVLKTTGAAVGA from the coding sequence ATGAACAAGATTCGCAAGGGCGATCGCGTCATCGTCCGTACCGGTAAAGACAAGGGCAAGCAAGGTACTGTGCTGGCCGTGCTCGCCGAGCATGTGACGGTTGAAGGCGTGAACGTTGCAAAGAAGCACGTGCGTCCGAACCCGATGCTGGGTACCACGGGTGGTGTGGTCGACAAGGTCATGCCCATCCATATTTCGAACGTTGCGCTCGTGGATGCCAATGGCAAGCCGTCGCGCGTCGGCATCAAGGTTGAAGGCGGCGTGAAGACGCGCGTGCTGAAGACCACCGGTGCTGCCGTCGGCGCTTGA